The following proteins are encoded in a genomic region of Arthrobacter jiangjiafuii:
- a CDS encoding sensor histidine kinase, with protein MPLSPAPARGADFLSPYEGRGIWPTGAAAAAGYFAAGIVLTLAGANVNGLFPPLVEPGPPARLLILALGCAGLLFRRRNVPLMIAVTGTAVVAGLLTGGGIISYLLSFEVFYSGILFGSPKLSRAVEKACIYTAVLLAAGMGVAYGAWSYVLLGVLQAVIICIIPLWWAGTLRRQKDVAEQERLRADTERSNAERAAEMAELSLRMALASERAAMARELHDAIAGHLSAVALQSAAALAGDNPELDRRVLAQVRSESVLALNEMRAMIDLLESGTGSLTGDAGSPWAAPDESGERASMAGGLDQLQALAESARLAGNPVELEVSPELETVPEGVLLEEAGAEGAGAQHRLPVLLQSSIYRIVQETLTNAIRHAPGEPVRVQVRRSSDEIRLNVTNSLPAPGSEPGPAADGNGTGLRNMALRATQLSGTFSAGPSPHHDDAAGDSAKMWEVSVRLPVKGTP; from the coding sequence ATGCCGCTTTCACCTGCACCCGCACGGGGCGCCGATTTCCTGAGCCCGTACGAGGGACGCGGGATCTGGCCCACCGGGGCGGCAGCCGCGGCCGGGTACTTCGCGGCCGGAATCGTGCTCACCCTTGCCGGAGCGAATGTCAACGGACTGTTCCCCCCGCTGGTCGAGCCTGGTCCGCCCGCGCGGCTCCTGATCCTGGCCCTGGGATGCGCCGGGCTGCTGTTCCGGCGCCGGAATGTGCCGCTCATGATTGCGGTGACCGGGACGGCGGTTGTGGCGGGCCTGCTGACCGGCGGCGGCATCATCAGCTATCTGCTGAGTTTTGAAGTCTTCTACTCGGGCATCCTGTTCGGTTCGCCCAAGCTCAGCCGCGCGGTGGAGAAAGCCTGCATCTATACTGCCGTTCTCCTGGCGGCGGGGATGGGCGTGGCCTACGGTGCGTGGAGCTATGTGCTGCTCGGTGTGCTCCAGGCGGTGATCATCTGCATCATCCCGCTCTGGTGGGCCGGGACGCTGCGCCGGCAGAAGGACGTGGCCGAGCAGGAGCGGTTACGCGCCGACACTGAACGGTCCAACGCGGAGCGGGCGGCGGAAATGGCCGAACTGTCCCTGCGGATGGCGCTGGCCTCCGAACGGGCGGCGATGGCCAGGGAACTGCACGACGCCATTGCCGGCCACCTTTCCGCCGTCGCCCTCCAATCGGCCGCGGCGCTGGCCGGGGATAATCCGGAGCTGGACCGGCGGGTGCTGGCCCAGGTGCGGAGCGAAAGCGTCCTGGCGCTGAACGAAATGCGGGCCATGATCGACCTGCTCGAATCCGGCACCGGATCGCTTACCGGAGATGCGGGCAGCCCGTGGGCCGCACCGGATGAGTCCGGGGAACGGGCCTCGATGGCCGGCGGCCTGGACCAGCTGCAGGCGCTGGCTGAGTCTGCACGGCTGGCAGGTAACCCCGTGGAGTTGGAGGTATCGCCGGAGTTGGAAACCGTGCCGGAGGGAGTTCTGCTGGAGGAAGCCGGAGCGGAGGGAGCCGGAGCGCAGCACCGGCTTCCGGTGCTGCTGCAGAGCAGCATCTACCGGATCGTGCAGGAAACCCTCACCAACGCAATCCGGCATGCTCCCGGGGAGCCGGTGCGGGTGCAGGTGCGGCGGTCCTCCGATGAGATCCGGCTCAATGTCACCAACAGTTTGCCGGCTCCCGGGTCGGAACCCGGCCCGGCGGCGGATGGAAACGGCACCGGACTGCGCAACATGGCACTGCGCGCGACCCAGCTTTCGGGGACCTTCAGCGCCGGGCCGTCGCCTCACCACGACGACGCCGCTGGTGACAGCGCCAAAATGTGGGAGGTCAGTGTACGACTGCCCGTGAAAGGAACACCGTGA
- a CDS encoding acVLRF1 family peptidyl-tRNA hydrolase, whose protein sequence is MPATRQTFVPAQRLPGWLERFAAGNGGVAVTPEHGGLHLAAGNGTEAQLLAPWPDDGRPGRGADDVERLVSLAGQSRTVGIVLLRRGGFAVGVARDGALLPSQAGSTSVRSRGSAGGSPQRRANQTETLVEAAAGAAARLFAEHPAEYLVFGGDRALTGLFVQQLAFARWSNLSRLRPLAVQDPKPAALAQAAKDACSVLIRITVP, encoded by the coding sequence ATGCCCGCGACCCGCCAGACCTTCGTTCCTGCCCAGCGGTTGCCCGGCTGGCTGGAGCGGTTCGCGGCCGGAAACGGCGGCGTTGCAGTGACGCCGGAGCACGGCGGCCTGCACCTGGCCGCGGGCAACGGCACCGAGGCGCAGCTGCTTGCTCCCTGGCCTGATGACGGCCGTCCCGGGCGGGGCGCGGACGACGTCGAGCGCCTCGTCTCGCTCGCCGGCCAGTCCCGTACGGTCGGAATCGTGTTGCTGCGCCGTGGCGGCTTCGCCGTGGGGGTCGCCCGGGACGGGGCCCTGCTCCCCTCACAGGCAGGCAGCACGTCGGTGCGGTCCCGCGGGTCCGCCGGCGGATCTCCGCAGCGGCGGGCCAACCAGACCGAAACGCTGGTGGAAGCTGCTGCCGGGGCTGCGGCCAGGCTGTTTGCCGAGCATCCGGCCGAGTACCTGGTGTTCGGGGGCGACCGGGCGCTGACGGGGCTGTTTGTGCAGCAGTTGGCCTTCGCCCGTTGGAGCAACCTGTCCAGGCTGCGCCCGCTCGCTGTCCAGGATCCAAAACCGGCGGCCCTGGCCCAGGCGGCGAAGGACGCGTGCTCGGTGTTGATCCGGATTACGGTGCCGTAG
- a CDS encoding response regulator transcription factor, which translates to MLADDHAAIRSGLRMILETVGGFQVAGEAADGATAVTMARALRPDVTLMDIRMPGTDGIAATAAIADEQLSSVLVLTTFDIDEYVFGALRAGAAGFLLKSVEPGELVRAVKSVADGDSVLSPEVTGRLIAAFVSGAGPGRARTGAGRETPAIPAEPLTSREEAVLACLGEGLSNHQISRRLGIAETTVKTHVSRVLAKLGVQSRVQAAIAFHGRAGN; encoded by the coding sequence CTGCTGGCTGATGACCACGCGGCGATCCGCAGCGGCCTGCGGATGATCCTGGAGACGGTGGGCGGCTTCCAGGTGGCCGGCGAAGCGGCCGACGGCGCCACGGCAGTGACAATGGCCCGCGCGCTGCGGCCGGACGTTACGCTGATGGACATCCGGATGCCCGGAACGGACGGCATCGCGGCAACCGCGGCAATCGCTGACGAACAACTGTCCTCGGTGCTGGTACTGACCACGTTCGACATCGACGAATACGTCTTCGGCGCCCTGCGGGCCGGAGCCGCCGGGTTCCTGCTGAAGTCGGTTGAGCCGGGCGAGCTGGTACGGGCGGTGAAGTCAGTGGCCGACGGCGACAGCGTCCTTTCGCCCGAAGTCACGGGACGGCTGATCGCGGCCTTCGTTTCCGGCGCAGGCCCGGGCCGGGCCCGCACCGGAGCAGGCCGGGAAACCCCCGCGATTCCGGCCGAACCGCTGACCTCCCGCGAGGAAGCGGTCCTGGCCTGCCTTGGCGAGGGCCTCTCCAACCACCAGATCTCCCGCAGGCTGGGCATCGCCGAAACCACGGTGAAAACGCATGTCTCCCGGGTGCTGGCCAAGCTCGGGGTCCAGTCCCGGGTCCAGGCCGCAATCGCGTTCCACGGCCGCGCGGGGAACTAG
- a CDS encoding flavin reductase family protein, producing MTLRTDLQPAALRRAFSRFPSGIAALCAVVDGQPQGIVASSFTVGVSMDPPLVMFAVQQTSRTWPVLRRAQRIGVSVLGSEHEGICKQIASKSGDRFAGLNLHTDASGSLFIDRAALWLECSVENEVPAGDHQVVLLRVHGHASHDDAHDPLVFHGSAFRRLGVPEFA from the coding sequence ATGACTCTTCGTACCGACCTGCAACCCGCTGCATTGCGCCGGGCCTTTTCACGGTTTCCCTCGGGAATTGCCGCCCTGTGCGCGGTGGTTGACGGCCAGCCGCAGGGAATTGTTGCCTCATCGTTCACGGTGGGGGTTTCCATGGACCCTCCGCTGGTCATGTTCGCTGTGCAGCAGACCTCCCGGACCTGGCCGGTGCTGCGGCGGGCCCAGCGCATCGGCGTGTCGGTCCTCGGCTCTGAGCACGAAGGAATCTGCAAGCAGATCGCGTCGAAATCCGGTGACCGGTTTGCCGGCCTGAACCTGCACACCGACGCCTCCGGGTCCCTCTTCATTGACCGCGCCGCGCTCTGGCTCGAGTGCTCGGTGGAAAACGAAGTTCCTGCCGGTGACCATCAGGTGGTGCTGCTGAGGGTTCACGGCCATGCCTCCCACGACGACGCCCATGATCCACTGGTCTTTCACGGTTCCGCGTTCCGCCGCCTGGGTGTCCCCGAATTCGCCTGA
- a CDS encoding adenosine deaminase, which yields MPISPSAALLPCAELHLHIEGTLEPELIFELADRNGIDLPYADLEELRARYQFTDLQSFLDLYYSNMEVLRTGADFAAMTRAYLRRAAAAGVRHVEMMVDPQAHLLRGVPLEECINGVAGVLATSLEEFGISTVLIAAFLRDRPIAEAEDVLRQLLAMDAPIAAIGLDSAEVGNPPEGFVELYRMASAAGLKCVAHAGEEGPAHYVEQALDLLKADRIDHGIRALDDPALVARLVRDRVPLTVCPLSNVRLRAVDTLADHPLPQMLALGLNVSVNSDDPAYFDGYVDDNFAALQRTFGFSPDQLAELAVNSVESSFASGERRAELLELIRAWRAAQGVS from the coding sequence ATGCCGATTTCCCCCTCTGCCGCCTTGCTGCCCTGCGCCGAACTCCACCTTCACATCGAAGGGACGCTGGAACCCGAGCTGATCTTCGAGCTCGCGGACCGGAACGGGATCGACCTGCCCTACGCGGACCTTGAGGAGCTGCGCGCCCGGTATCAGTTCACCGACCTGCAGTCTTTCCTTGACCTTTACTACTCCAACATGGAGGTACTGCGGACCGGGGCCGACTTCGCTGCCATGACCCGCGCCTATCTGCGCCGGGCCGCAGCCGCCGGTGTGCGGCATGTGGAGATGATGGTCGATCCGCAGGCGCACCTGCTGCGCGGCGTGCCTCTTGAGGAGTGCATTAACGGTGTGGCCGGCGTGCTGGCCACGAGCCTGGAGGAGTTCGGGATCTCCACCGTGCTGATCGCGGCCTTCCTGCGCGACCGGCCCATCGCCGAAGCCGAAGATGTCCTGCGGCAGCTGCTGGCCATGGATGCGCCCATCGCCGCGATCGGCCTGGACTCCGCCGAGGTCGGCAACCCGCCCGAGGGCTTCGTGGAGCTCTACCGGATGGCCAGCGCCGCCGGGCTGAAATGCGTGGCGCATGCCGGCGAGGAAGGCCCGGCGCACTATGTTGAGCAGGCCCTGGACCTGCTGAAGGCCGACCGGATCGATCACGGTATCCGGGCCCTGGACGATCCGGCGCTGGTTGCGCGCCTGGTCCGGGACCGGGTTCCGCTGACCGTCTGCCCGCTGTCCAACGTCCGGCTGCGGGCAGTGGACACACTGGCGGACCATCCGCTGCCGCAGATGCTCGCCCTGGGCCTGAACGTCTCGGTGAATTCGGATGACCCCGCCTACTTTGACGGCTATGTGGATGACAACTTCGCAGCGCTGCAGCGTACCTTCGGCTTTTCCCCCGACCAGCTGGCGGAACTGGCGGTCAACTCCGTGGAGTCCTCGTTCGCGTCTGGGGAGCGCCGTGCCGAACTGCTGGAATTGATCCGCGCCTGGCGGGCCGCCCAGGGAGTTTCCTAA
- the aspS gene encoding aspartate--tRNA ligase: protein MLRTHALGSLRAEHIGQTVTLAGWVARRRDHGGVAFLDLRDASGVAQVVVREEDVFHGLRNEYVLQITGTVQKRPEGNENPSLATGEVEVIADKVVVLNTSDPLPFQIDEHVEVGEEARLKHRYLDLRRPAPARNMRLRSEANRIARNLLHDEGFVEIETPTLTRSTPEGARDFVVPARLAPGSWYALPQSPQLFKQLLQVGGFEKYYQIARCYRDEDFRADRQPEFTQLDIEASFVEEDDIIALGESVVKALWKLIDVDIPTPIQRMTYADAMARFGSDKPDLRFGLELTELTDFFKDTTFRVFQAPYVGAVVMPGGASQPRRTLDAWQEWAKQRGAKGLAYVLVQEDGTLTGPVAKNLTDFERENLAETVGAKPGDCVFFAAGDKSTSRALLGAARVEIGHRTGLIDPNDWAFVWVVDAPMFEPASAAVAAGDVAVGGGAWTAVHHAFTSPKPEFMDTFDTDPESAVAYAYDIVCNGNEIGGGSIRIHQRDVQERVFKVMGLSQEDAQEKFGFLLEGFKYGAPPHGGIAFGWDRVVALLAGTESIRDVIAFPKSGGGYDPLTAAPAPITAQQRKEAGVDFKPEAKKPEAKKDDA, encoded by the coding sequence GTGCTGCGCACTCATGCCCTTGGTTCCCTGAGGGCCGAGCATATTGGACAGACCGTCACTCTCGCTGGCTGGGTGGCCCGACGCCGGGACCACGGCGGCGTTGCCTTCCTTGACCTCCGTGACGCCTCCGGAGTGGCGCAGGTGGTGGTCCGTGAAGAGGACGTCTTCCACGGCCTGCGCAACGAATACGTCCTGCAGATCACCGGGACCGTGCAGAAGCGGCCCGAGGGCAACGAGAACCCGTCGCTGGCCACCGGTGAAGTGGAAGTCATTGCCGACAAGGTGGTGGTGCTGAACACTTCCGACCCGCTGCCGTTCCAGATTGACGAGCACGTTGAAGTCGGTGAGGAAGCCCGCCTGAAGCACCGCTACCTCGACCTGCGCCGTCCCGCTCCGGCACGGAACATGCGCCTGCGCTCCGAGGCCAACCGGATTGCCCGCAACCTGCTGCACGACGAGGGCTTCGTCGAAATCGAAACCCCCACGCTGACGCGCTCCACTCCCGAAGGCGCCCGCGACTTCGTGGTTCCGGCCCGCCTGGCTCCGGGTTCCTGGTATGCCCTGCCGCAGTCCCCGCAGCTGTTCAAGCAGCTTCTGCAGGTGGGTGGCTTCGAAAAGTACTACCAGATCGCCCGCTGCTACCGTGATGAAGACTTCCGCGCAGACCGCCAGCCGGAGTTCACGCAGCTGGACATCGAGGCAAGCTTTGTCGAGGAAGACGACATCATTGCGCTCGGCGAGTCAGTGGTGAAGGCACTGTGGAAGCTGATCGACGTCGACATCCCCACGCCGATCCAGCGCATGACCTACGCCGATGCCATGGCCCGTTTCGGTTCCGACAAGCCGGACCTGCGGTTCGGCCTGGAGCTGACCGAGCTGACCGACTTCTTCAAGGACACCACCTTCCGTGTGTTCCAGGCGCCGTACGTCGGCGCCGTGGTGATGCCCGGCGGCGCGTCACAGCCCCGCCGCACCCTGGATGCCTGGCAGGAATGGGCCAAGCAGCGCGGCGCCAAGGGCCTGGCCTACGTGCTGGTCCAGGAAGACGGCACGCTGACCGGTCCCGTGGCCAAGAACCTCACCGACTTCGAGCGCGAGAACCTGGCGGAGACCGTCGGCGCCAAGCCCGGCGACTGCGTCTTCTTCGCAGCCGGCGACAAGAGCACCTCGCGTGCCCTGCTCGGCGCAGCCCGTGTGGAGATCGGCCACCGCACCGGCCTGATCGATCCCAACGACTGGGCCTTCGTCTGGGTTGTTGACGCACCCATGTTCGAACCGGCGTCGGCTGCCGTAGCTGCCGGTGATGTGGCTGTGGGCGGCGGCGCCTGGACGGCCGTGCACCACGCGTTCACCTCTCCCAAGCCCGAGTTCATGGACACCTTCGATACCGACCCCGAGTCGGCGGTGGCCTACGCGTACGACATCGTCTGCAACGGCAATGAAATCGGCGGCGGATCCATCCGTATCCACCAGCGCGATGTGCAGGAACGCGTCTTCAAGGTCATGGGCCTCTCGCAGGAGGATGCGCAGGAGAAGTTCGGCTTCCTGCTCGAGGGATTCAAGTACGGCGCACCGCCCCACGGCGGCATTGCCTTCGGCTGGGACCGCGTGGTGGCCCTGCTGGCCGGCACCGAGTCCATCCGCGACGTCATTGCCTTCCCGAAGTCCGGCGGCGGCTACGACCCGCTGACCGCGGCTCCGGCTCCGATCACTGCGCAGCAGCGCAAGGAAGCCGGTGTGGACTTCAAGCCTGAGGCCAAGAAGCCCGAAGCCAAGAAGGACGACGCCTAG
- a CDS encoding nitronate monooxygenase yields MFNLHSLRLPVIGAPMAGGASTPQLAAAVSNAGGLGFLAAGYKSAAAVAEQTARTRSLTGGPFGVNLFVPDAANTYAATSEEHQAGKLAAALAYRDVLAAGAGAEPGFPDPEDDDGWAAKLDLVLRERIPVVSFTFGLPEKAVLAALAGRGICTVLTVTDADEARAAAGAGASALCVQGPEAGGHRGTLQSAKAPAAASLSELLHSVRDTCALPVIAAGGIGTAADAAAALAAGAVAVQLGTALLLSTEAGTGSVHRAALKDAAAGRRAGETALTRAFSGRPARGLLNRFMLEHPDAPDAYPYINQITGPLRAAAAAQGDQEGISLWAGTGYRRAAEEPAEAIVRRLAGEAPGGAPGESAGKTAAGTDG; encoded by the coding sequence ATGTTCAACCTGCACTCGCTGCGGCTTCCGGTGATCGGGGCGCCCATGGCCGGCGGCGCATCCACGCCGCAGCTTGCCGCTGCCGTGAGCAACGCGGGAGGGCTCGGCTTCCTGGCTGCCGGTTATAAGAGCGCTGCCGCGGTGGCTGAGCAAACCGCCCGGACCCGCAGCCTGACCGGCGGACCCTTCGGCGTGAACCTGTTTGTACCGGATGCCGCCAACACCTACGCCGCCACATCCGAAGAACACCAGGCCGGGAAGCTGGCCGCAGCCCTGGCCTACCGGGATGTCCTGGCCGCCGGCGCCGGAGCGGAACCGGGCTTCCCGGACCCGGAGGACGACGACGGCTGGGCGGCCAAACTCGACCTGGTCCTGCGCGAACGCATCCCCGTGGTCTCCTTTACCTTCGGCCTGCCGGAGAAGGCCGTCCTGGCGGCATTGGCCGGCCGCGGAATCTGCACGGTCCTCACGGTCACCGACGCAGACGAGGCCCGGGCGGCAGCCGGCGCCGGAGCGTCGGCCCTCTGCGTTCAGGGGCCCGAGGCCGGAGGGCATCGCGGAACACTGCAGAGCGCCAAAGCACCCGCCGCCGCCTCCCTCAGTGAGCTCCTGCACAGCGTCAGGGATACCTGCGCGCTGCCGGTCATCGCTGCCGGTGGAATCGGTACGGCAGCTGATGCGGCGGCAGCCCTGGCCGCCGGAGCGGTGGCCGTCCAACTGGGTACGGCACTTCTGCTCAGCACCGAAGCCGGTACCGGTTCAGTACACCGGGCAGCCCTCAAGGACGCCGCCGCCGGCCGACGCGCCGGGGAAACCGCACTGACCCGGGCCTTCTCCGGCCGCCCGGCCCGCGGGCTGCTGAACCGGTTCATGCTGGAGCACCCGGACGCCCCGGATGCCTACCCCTACATCAACCAGATCACCGGACCGCTGCGCGCAGCGGCTGCAGCGCAGGGGGACCAGGAGGGCATCAGCCTGTGGGCCGGAACCGGATATCGCCGGGCAGCGGAAGAGCCGGCAGAAGCCATCGTCCGCCGTCTGGCCGGGGAAGCGCCCGGGGGAGCGCCCGGGGAAAGCGCCGGAAAGACCGCCGCAGGAACCGACGGGTAA
- a CDS encoding PhzF family phenazine biosynthesis protein — protein sequence MKQRWFKQVDVFGNEPYLGNPLAVVLEAEGLTDAEMESFARWTNLSETTFVLPPTTDGADYRVRIFTPGGEIPFAGHPTLGTCHAWLEAGNKRRYPDVVVQECGIGLVTLHANAGIAAFAAPPLLRSGPLEDEVLDQALRALNLDRTEILASNWIDNGPGWLGLLLRDADAVLALKPDPTIMGNLRVGVIGAQPQDAETDFEVRAFVPGLGITEDPVTGSLNAGLAQWLIGASLAPERYVVTQGTAVRRSGRVRVFTRDGKIWIGGSTVTSIDGTVTL from the coding sequence ATGAAACAGCGGTGGTTTAAGCAGGTGGACGTCTTCGGCAACGAACCGTATTTGGGCAATCCCCTCGCGGTGGTGCTTGAAGCGGAGGGCCTGACAGATGCAGAGATGGAATCCTTCGCGAGATGGACCAATCTCTCGGAGACGACGTTCGTCCTGCCTCCGACCACGGACGGAGCCGACTACAGGGTTCGGATTTTCACCCCCGGAGGAGAGATCCCGTTTGCCGGGCATCCCACTCTGGGAACGTGCCACGCGTGGCTGGAGGCCGGGAACAAGCGCCGCTACCCCGACGTCGTCGTCCAGGAATGCGGAATCGGGCTGGTCACGCTGCATGCCAATGCCGGAATCGCCGCCTTCGCCGCTCCGCCGCTGCTGCGCTCGGGACCGCTGGAAGACGAGGTCCTGGACCAGGCGCTGCGCGCCCTGAACCTGGACCGCACCGAAATTCTTGCCTCCAACTGGATCGACAACGGTCCGGGGTGGCTTGGACTCCTGCTGCGCGACGCCGACGCCGTGCTGGCGCTGAAACCCGACCCCACGATCATGGGCAATCTGCGGGTGGGCGTTATCGGCGCCCAGCCGCAGGACGCCGAAACGGACTTCGAGGTCCGTGCCTTCGTGCCCGGCCTGGGCATCACCGAAGATCCCGTAACGGGAAGCCTCAACGCCGGCCTGGCCCAATGGCTGATCGGAGCCTCACTCGCACCCGAACGCTACGTCGTCACGCAGGGCACAGCCGTGCGGCGTTCCGGGCGTGTCCGCGTCTTCACGCGCGACGGGAAGATCTGGATCGGCGGGTCCACCGTGACCTCCATCGACGGCACCGTCACCCTCTAG
- a CDS encoding amino acid permease: MSGSLAGKPPLGGFDATTVGIGCMVGGGIFVVLPRIAEAAGFAVAASLALAALVAYCSAASTFLLGAGLRNTGRGNEGGTTRSAARVLLGPYMGFVTGWTLVCALLAAAAVLALAFGLYVAPDFARPAAAGAAVAATALILFGVFRGPWVLRFVLAFVLGVLGFGVVVAINEAGLRPPQPEVLQEPTSTTGLLQGAGFAFFAFAGYSRLAAGGYKVRDPERNLARALPAAVLLTLGLYILVAQSLLAWFQGPAALAGSLTPLREPVAAVGLGIGTAAVAVAAGAACLSGAWVLLESVARTAAAMAADGDLPRVFGHTGRTRHVPWPACAVAGAVVVTLVLTASLDALLALACFALLLHAAITNLCGYTLDQRRWYTPRAVNLAGLAGALIMALSLPPMPILLMLIVLVAGYVVRLVFPRAEA; this comes from the coding sequence GTGTCCGGAAGCCTGGCAGGGAAACCTCCGCTGGGTGGCTTCGATGCCACGACGGTGGGAATCGGGTGCATGGTTGGCGGCGGGATTTTCGTGGTCCTGCCGCGGATCGCCGAGGCCGCGGGCTTCGCGGTGGCCGCATCCCTGGCCTTGGCCGCCCTGGTGGCCTACTGCTCCGCCGCGTCCACGTTCCTGCTCGGAGCCGGCCTGCGCAACACCGGCCGCGGGAACGAGGGGGGAACCACGCGTTCGGCGGCCAGGGTGCTGCTGGGACCGTATATGGGCTTTGTCACCGGTTGGACCCTGGTCTGCGCCCTTCTCGCCGCTGCCGCCGTCCTGGCCCTGGCATTCGGCCTGTACGTGGCGCCGGACTTCGCCCGGCCCGCTGCCGCCGGGGCAGCCGTGGCAGCGACGGCCCTGATCCTGTTCGGGGTGTTCCGCGGCCCGTGGGTTCTCCGGTTCGTGCTGGCCTTTGTCCTTGGTGTCCTTGGCTTCGGTGTGGTGGTTGCCATCAACGAGGCGGGCCTGCGTCCGCCGCAGCCGGAGGTGCTGCAGGAGCCGACGTCGACTACCGGACTGCTGCAGGGCGCCGGCTTTGCCTTCTTCGCCTTCGCGGGATACAGCCGCCTCGCTGCCGGCGGCTACAAAGTCCGCGACCCTGAACGCAATCTTGCCCGGGCCCTTCCGGCCGCTGTCCTTCTCACGCTGGGGCTGTACATCCTGGTGGCCCAGTCGCTGCTCGCCTGGTTCCAGGGCCCGGCTGCCCTGGCAGGATCACTGACTCCGCTGCGCGAACCGGTCGCAGCGGTGGGGCTGGGCATCGGCACCGCAGCGGTTGCCGTGGCAGCCGGGGCGGCGTGCCTTTCCGGGGCGTGGGTGCTCCTGGAGAGCGTCGCACGCACAGCTGCGGCCATGGCCGCAGACGGTGACCTCCCCCGGGTCTTCGGCCATACCGGCCGCACCCGGCACGTACCGTGGCCTGCCTGCGCAGTGGCCGGCGCCGTCGTCGTGACCCTGGTGCTGACCGCAAGCCTGGACGCCCTGCTGGCGCTGGCCTGCTTTGCCCTGCTGCTGCACGCCGCCATCACCAATCTGTGCGGCTACACCCTGGACCAGCGCCGCTGGTATACCCCGCGTGCCGTGAATCTTGCCGGCCTCGCCGGAGCCCTGATCATGGCCCTGAGCCTGCCGCCAATGCCGATCCTGCTGATGCTGATCGTGCTGGTGGCCGGCTACGTGGTGCGGCTGGTGTTTCCGCGGGCGGAAGCTTAG
- a CDS encoding replication-associated recombination protein A: MSDLFSSDSDESRDDDGGPASGADDDNRKRPRSPLAVRMRPRTLDEVVGQQHLLGPGSPLRTLAESADDRGPAGPSSVMLWGPPGTGKTTLAHVVARGSGRKFVELSAITAGVKDVRRVMEDALTNRDLHRITTVLFLDEIHRFNKAQQDALLPGVENRWVVLVAATTENPSFSVVSPLLSRSLLLTLKPLTEDDIAALLQRAVEDDRGLAGRVTLSQEALEHLVRLAAGDARRGLTALEAAAGVAYSERDDAEGIPEVTLSDAEKALDVAALRYDRAGDQHYDVTSAFIKSLRGSDVDAALHYLAKMVEAGEDPRFIARRIVISAAEDVGMADPTALQTAVAAAQAVQLIGMPEGRIILAEAVVHIATAPKSNAAYNGINAAIADVRAGRGQGIPAHLRDAHYPGAKQLGHGKGYVYSHDEPHGVARQQYPPDDLVGRNYYEPTSNGTERDISARLERLRGIIRGT; this comes from the coding sequence GTGAGTGATTTGTTCAGCAGCGACAGTGATGAAAGCCGGGACGACGACGGCGGGCCCGCTTCCGGCGCGGACGACGACAACCGGAAGCGGCCCCGCAGCCCGCTTGCAGTGAGGATGCGCCCGCGCACGCTGGACGAGGTTGTCGGACAGCAGCACCTGCTCGGACCCGGCTCGCCGCTGCGGACCCTGGCCGAATCGGCGGATGACCGCGGACCGGCCGGCCCGTCATCGGTCATGCTCTGGGGGCCTCCCGGCACGGGCAAGACCACCCTCGCGCACGTCGTCGCCCGCGGTTCCGGGCGGAAATTCGTGGAACTCTCAGCCATCACCGCAGGCGTGAAGGATGTGCGCCGGGTGATGGAAGACGCCCTGACCAACCGCGACCTGCACCGGATCACCACAGTGCTTTTCCTGGACGAGATCCACCGCTTCAACAAGGCCCAGCAGGACGCCCTGCTGCCCGGCGTGGAGAACCGCTGGGTGGTCCTGGTGGCCGCAACCACTGAAAACCCGTCCTTCTCCGTGGTCTCGCCGCTGCTCTCACGGTCCCTGCTGCTGACCCTGAAGCCGCTCACCGAAGACGACATCGCCGCCCTGCTGCAGCGGGCCGTCGAGGACGATCGCGGGCTGGCCGGCCGGGTGACACTGAGCCAGGAGGCACTGGAGCACCTGGTGCGCCTGGCCGCCGGAGACGCGCGGCGCGGGCTGACCGCGCTGGAAGCTGCCGCCGGCGTCGCCTACTCGGAGCGCGACGACGCCGAGGGCATTCCCGAGGTCACCCTCAGCGACGCCGAAAAGGCGCTGGATGTGGCGGCGCTGCGCTACGACCGGGCCGGAGACCAGCACTACGACGTCACCAGCGCCTTCATCAAGTCGCTGCGCGGCTCCGACGTGGACGCCGCGCTGCACTACCTGGCGAAAATGGTCGAGGCGGGGGAGGACCCCCGCTTCATCGCCCGCCGCATCGTGATTTCGGCAGCGGAGGATGTGGGCATGGCCGATCCCACGGCCCTGCAGACAGCAGTTGCCGCCGCCCAGGCGGTCCAGCTGATCGGCATGCCCGAGGGCCGCATCATCCTGGCCGAGGCCGTGGTGCACATTGCCACCGCCCCCAAGTCCAACGCCGCCTACAACGGCATCAACGCAGCCATTGCCGACGTCCGGGCCGGACGCGGCCAGGGCATTCCGGCGCACCTGCGCGATGCGCACTATCCGGGAGCCAAACAGCTTGGCCACGGCAAGGGCTACGTCTACTCCCACGACGAGCCGCACGGGGTGGCACGGCAGCAGTATCCGCCCGATGACCTGGTCGGCAGGAACTACTACGAGCCGACTTCCAACGGCACCGAACGGGACATTTCGGCGCGGCTGGAGCGGCTGCGCGGCATCATCCGCGGAACGTAG